A single region of the Solwaraspora sp. WMMD791 genome encodes:
- a CDS encoding serine hydrolase domain-containing protein, which yields MATSATLVATIAVVPASAAARPGPSAGPSVGPSADATTGGSPAGGQGADRLDRAELRAALAGVPEAGVPGVLAAVHDGRHEWRDAAGQAYLTTIRPMRPQMRHRIGSITKTFVATTVLQLVDEGRLGLDDPIGQWLPEIVPGELGAAVTVRMLLNHTSGIGNYTNVMVDSYAAIDRLQVTTYEPADLVALGLAMPPTNAPGAEYSYSNTNYVLAGLLIEKVTGNEPADEVQRRILRPLKLTGTSFPGTEPTIRGPHSGGYFAPFAARDLSEFNMSWLWTAGEMISTTTDLNTFFRALLDGDLLSPATLDEMLTTVPYLPELPELGGYGLGIYSLSTPCGEFWGHDGVVIGHLAYSMHRRDGTRQVSSGINVSHYGIAGLPDPHPIDLAWQTFLLTAMCPSGDVAGRSTETVPQLPSVTRMPGNDAVVPVG from the coding sequence GTGGCCACCAGCGCGACGCTGGTGGCCACGATCGCTGTCGTACCCGCATCCGCCGCAGCGCGGCCCGGCCCGTCGGCCGGTCCGTCCGTTGGTCCGTCGGCCGATGCCACCACCGGAGGGTCGCCGGCCGGCGGCCAGGGCGCTGACAGGCTCGACCGGGCCGAACTACGGGCCGCGCTCGCCGGCGTGCCCGAAGCCGGCGTGCCCGGCGTGCTGGCCGCTGTCCACGACGGCCGGCACGAGTGGCGTGACGCCGCCGGTCAGGCGTACCTGACGACGATCCGACCGATGCGGCCGCAGATGCGTCACCGCATCGGCAGCATCACCAAGACGTTCGTCGCCACCACGGTGCTGCAACTCGTCGACGAGGGCAGGCTCGGCCTCGACGACCCGATCGGGCAGTGGCTGCCCGAGATCGTGCCCGGTGAGCTCGGGGCCGCCGTCACCGTCCGGATGCTGCTCAACCACACCAGCGGCATCGGCAACTACACCAACGTGATGGTCGACTCGTACGCCGCCATCGACCGTCTGCAGGTGACGACCTACGAGCCGGCGGACCTCGTCGCGCTCGGGCTGGCCATGCCGCCGACCAACGCACCCGGTGCCGAGTACAGCTACTCCAACACCAACTACGTCCTGGCCGGACTGCTGATCGAGAAGGTCACCGGCAACGAACCGGCCGACGAGGTGCAGCGGCGGATCTTGCGACCACTGAAGCTCACCGGTACGTCCTTCCCGGGCACCGAGCCGACCATCCGGGGGCCACACAGCGGCGGGTACTTCGCTCCGTTCGCCGCCCGTGACCTCAGCGAGTTCAACATGAGCTGGCTGTGGACGGCCGGCGAGATGATCTCCACGACGACCGACCTGAACACGTTCTTCCGGGCGCTGCTCGACGGTGACCTGCTGAGCCCGGCCACCCTCGACGAAATGCTCACCACGGTGCCGTACCTGCCGGAGCTTCCTGAACTCGGCGGATACGGGCTCGGCATCTACTCGCTGTCGACCCCGTGCGGCGAGTTCTGGGGTCACGACGGCGTGGTCATCGGCCACCTGGCGTACTCGATGCACCGCCGCGACGGCACCCGGCAGGTCTCCTCGGGGATCAATGTGAGTCACTACGGCATCGCCGGACTTCCCGATCCGCACCCGATCGACCTTGCCTGGCAGACGTTCCTGCTCACCGCGATGTGCCCGAGCGGTGACGTCGCCGGCCGCTCGACTGAGACGGTGCCGCAGCTGCCCAGCGTGACCCGGATGCCCGGCAACGACGCGGTGGTGCCGGTCGGATAG
- a CDS encoding Uma2 family endonuclease codes for MGDMSAEAVGRHMPSVITLDDLTAMMAEDEHHRYEISPEGVLSVMPPAGYLHAVIATRLTGWLLAAGIHADRIAQTVGLRIPGGAGTVGGRIPDLVVWSKAQADGVWLSVDDVLLVVEIISPGSEATDTVAKPAEYAGAGIPQYWTIGQDPGQTVTMFRNDGGRYQAKATMPLAWVLNTAPAEYDLC; via the coding sequence ATGGGCGACATGAGCGCAGAAGCCGTCGGCCGGCACATGCCCTCGGTAATCACGCTCGACGACCTCACCGCGATGATGGCCGAGGACGAGCACCATCGGTACGAGATCAGCCCCGAGGGAGTGCTGTCGGTCATGCCACCGGCCGGGTACCTGCACGCGGTCATCGCCACTCGGCTCACCGGCTGGCTACTCGCCGCGGGCATTCACGCCGACCGCATTGCCCAGACCGTCGGCCTACGCATACCTGGGGGCGCTGGCACCGTCGGTGGCCGCATTCCCGACCTGGTTGTCTGGAGCAAGGCACAGGCCGACGGCGTGTGGCTGTCAGTCGACGATGTCCTGCTGGTAGTCGAGATCATTTCTCCCGGATCCGAGGCCACGGACACCGTCGCGAAGCCGGCCGAGTACGCCGGTGCCGGCATCCCGCAGTACTGGACGATCGGCCAGGACCCGGGACAGACAGTGACGATGTTCCGAAATGACGGGGGTCGCTACCAGGCCAAGGCAACCATGCCGCTCGCCTGGGTGCTCAACACCGCCCCAGCTGAGTACGACCTCTGCTGA